From Apis cerana isolate GH-2021 linkage group LG10, AcerK_1.0, whole genome shotgun sequence, one genomic window encodes:
- the LOC133665614 gene encoding adenylate cyclase type 10-like codes for MPYEVLKTVWTPDLIGPIYKKEITNLREVLNTHRHDTCTRTMATFVPDELIYESDLTKKSFRKFKAVIMVIDMTQLFSFYKRFTYAQNGGSYGFFSLLNDYMSAIVEEVYINHGDVLKFSHNDLLIMWKISRNEFIARIIRHVIMTAESIQKTIAALKNEVTPIPKLSIIISMGTAVFSVIGDDRSRSFVICGGSIQDIKYTRRVCLPGDIVLCESAWQYCVPSHYEYVLKDADNVKIIKVLEAPEEILMARDMGIEEDIIELAKSPSHVSILSDVSVEQEIRATHFRTRVSVVDALRRRIGMYLRSYMVTAVLMQIDNEQSLAYLIEIRNVTVVCISIIPFDCTVFELISLTDEIYKTIQNIIESYSGLMCLVNLFEKDISFIIIFGLRSLNSENNNILNGVLSACQILKEVKHIIGIKAILIGVSCGLAFCGIIGHIVRRQFMVFGHCVDMAISLMMISYDKIYCDYNIVLKSTLKRERFRRHGIKTLRKIGKCQIYEILDEPLKTEVLSSLEYKYPLLGRLNEIEYFKDLLDEIGISERRYSGLVIEGIERSGKSRILDAYVTIVKSREIKLVQLPLHPSFAEKSYSVIYHILLQWNLKIYVT; via the exons ATGCCGTACGAGGTGTTGAAAACTGTGTGGACCCCAGATCTGATCGGGCCGATATACAAGAAGGAGATCACCAATTTACGAGAg gtGTTGAACACTCATCGACACGACACGTGCACTCGAACAATGGCGACTTTCGTCCCCGACGAGTTGATATACGAGAGCGACTTAACTAAGAAAAGTTTCCGCAAATTCAAGGCTGTAATAATGGTGATCGATATGACCCAATTGTTCAGTTTCTACAAAAGGTTCACATACGCGCAGAATGGCGGTAGCTACGGTTTCTTCTCTCTGTTGAACGATTATATGAGCGCCATAGTGGAAGAAGTATATATTAACCACGGAGACGTGTTGAAATTTTCTC ATAACGATCTGCTAATCATGTGGAAAATAAGCAGGAACGAATTCATCGCAAGAATAATACGTCACGTGATCATGACCGCGGAAAGCATTCAGAAAACTATCGCCGCCTTGAAGAACGAAGTCACTCCAATCCCAAAAT TGTCTATCATAATCTCGATGGGAACCGCTGTATTTTCGGTGATCGGTGACGACAGGAGTAGAAGTTTTGTAATTTGTGGCGGCTCGATCCAGGACATTAAGTATACGAGAAGAGTATGTTTACCAGGCGATATCGTGTTGTGCGAGAGCGCTTGGCAATATTGTGTCCCCAGTCATTACGAATACGTTCTTAAGGATGCGGACAACGTTAAG ATCATTAAAGTGCTCGAGGCACCCGAGGAAATTCTGATGGCGAGAGACATGGGGATCGAGGAGGACATCATAGAACTGGCAAAGTCGCCGTCGCACGTGTCAATATTATCCGACGTGTCCGTGGAACAAGAGATCAGGGCTACGCATTTTCGAA CAAGAGTTTCCGTAGTGGACGCATTGCGAAGACGTATCGGAATGTACCTGAGAAGTTACATGGTGACAGCGGTATTAATGCAG ATCGATAACGAGCAATCGTTGGCctatttgatagaaataagGAACGTTACTGTTGTTTGCATCAGTATAATTCCTTTTGATTGTACCGTTTTCGAGTTGATCTCTTTGACAGACGAAATATACAAAACTATTCAAAA TATAATTGAATCGTATTCCGGACTCATGTGCCTCGTCAATTTGTTCGAAAaggatatatcttttattattatattcggaCTTAGAAGTTTAAATAGTGAGAACAATAATATACTGAATGGAGTATTGTCCGCATgccaaatattaaaagaagtgAAACACATAATTGGTATTAAAGCGATTCTCATTGGCGTTTCGTGTG GTTTAGCATTCTGTGGAATAATCGGTCATATCGTTAGAAGGCAATTCATGGTTTTCGGTCACTGCGTCGACATGGCTATCTCTTTGATGATGATTTCGTACGACAAG ATATATTGCGACTACAACATCGTTTTAAAAAGTACTTTGAAAAGGGAGAGATTTCGTCGCCATGGTATAAAGACATTAAGAAAAATCGGAAAATGTCAAATTTACGAGATCTTGGATGAGCCGTT aaaaacGGAGGTGTTGTCGAGCTTGGAATATAAATATCCTCTTCTCGGTCGATTAAACGAAATAGAGTACTTTAAGGATCTTTTAGACGAAATAGGAATATCCGAACGGCGTTATTCCGGGTTGGTCATCGAG gGTATTGAAAGATCTGGTAAATCGAGGATCCTTGATGCTTACGTCACGATTGTCAAAAgcagagaaataaaattggttCAACTTCCTTTGCATCCATCTTTTGCAGAGAAATCTTACTCTGTGATATATCACATACTTCTTCAG TGGAACCTGAAAATTTATGTTACCTGA